Proteins found in one Campylobacter concisus genomic segment:
- a CDS encoding TonB-dependent hemoglobin/transferrin/lactoferrin family receptor: protein MKKTSLVVLLCAGLNLLAQESENIKEVELGGVEVTAEEENVKNKKISEVKKTASELTKQQVSDTRDMVRYDTGVSVVETGRFGSSGYAIRGVDENRVAISIDGLNQAETLSSQGFKDLFEGYGNFNNTRNGVEIENIQQVNITKGADSIKTGSGALGGSVMFETKDARDYLTEKDWFYGFKAQKSSANDEKLFSHTMAARAKWFDILFITTKRDGHEMKNWGYNTYDDNVLGKEREKPDPYTINTDSRLFKFGVNFNETNRFSIGIDRSTKETVGTDWSYKFALYTGGMLNNVRYSTDVRHVNDKNKRENIFYTYENYDENPLWDSMKITYSKQKIQLKARTDEYCDKNDCQGLLNPSGLKLNNEGKLVDKYGGDLQMRQVEKEPWPGAGFTFPQDIVFDSHGNEVDETFYGRTNRGADKLLVDCNQYDCSKPLTLFNKTTKRYETYNLTPQNMPDGNGKYAELTPKNRFEELLLPRAPGYLENNWKDRDLNTDTKQLNLDATKEFSLFKMDHTLKYGGLYNQIDKSMINKQGYEAHNKEWWAKYFFGMANKGTGLLPNFQPDKCMPHGGNDYSTLCRHEDNKFSFLIPVETKTKAFYLGDDISLTEILSVDANYRFDKITHNPSYIPGKTPKLPTDLFAGVFIPFTIPPGSSAEEVKRIKTKNAEENARYLASQKRDFTHHSYSLSTNFDPFEHIRLQAKYANGFRAPTSDEIYFTFQHPDFTIFPNLALQPEIAKTKEFAVTLHNSPSFFTINLFQTDYKNFIDLKYIGRGTLTYGNAGSRMPVEMYQNVNRARARVRGVELSANLDLEQAYSGLSGFNVGYKYLYQKGRMSVDESGKLDAPMNAIQPAKFVYNVGYHTRNNKFGANLYMTHVKAKRPEDTYNIYAKDDPDAKNTYVRYVSNTYSLFDFVAFYRPMKNFTFTAGVYNITDRKYTSWDSARSIRTFGTNNMVNKETGRGLARFYSPGRNFKLTFEMTF from the coding sequence ATGAAAAAGACTTCACTAGTTGTTTTACTTTGTGCTGGCTTAAATTTGTTGGCCCAAGAAAGTGAGAATATAAAAGAAGTTGAACTTGGCGGAGTAGAGGTAACTGCGGAAGAAGAAAACGTAAAGAATAAAAAGATTAGTGAAGTAAAAAAGACGGCAAGCGAGCTTACTAAACAACAAGTAAGCGATACTAGAGATATGGTGCGCTATGACACTGGTGTCAGTGTGGTTGAGACTGGTCGCTTTGGCTCTAGCGGATATGCTATAAGAGGCGTTGATGAAAACCGCGTAGCTATCAGTATCGACGGGCTTAATCAAGCTGAGACACTTTCATCACAGGGTTTTAAGGATCTCTTTGAAGGATATGGAAATTTTAATAATACAAGAAATGGCGTAGAGATAGAAAACATCCAGCAAGTAAATATTACAAAAGGTGCAGATAGTATAAAAACCGGCTCAGGTGCGCTTGGTGGCTCTGTAATGTTTGAAACAAAAGACGCCAGAGACTATCTTACAGAAAAAGACTGGTTTTACGGCTTTAAAGCACAAAAATCATCAGCCAACGATGAAAAACTATTTTCTCATACGATGGCCGCACGAGCAAAATGGTTTGATATTCTCTTTATCACTACAAAAAGAGATGGTCATGAGATGAAAAACTGGGGATACAATACATACGATGACAATGTGCTTGGCAAGGAAAGAGAAAAACCGGATCCTTATACCATAAACACAGATAGCAGGCTATTTAAATTTGGTGTAAATTTTAATGAAACGAACCGTTTTAGCATAGGAATCGATAGAAGCACAAAAGAGACAGTAGGTACTGACTGGTCGTATAAATTTGCTCTTTATACTGGCGGTATGTTAAATAACGTGCGTTACAGCACCGATGTAAGGCACGTAAATGATAAAAACAAACGTGAAAATATCTTTTATACATATGAAAACTACGATGAAAACCCACTTTGGGATAGTATGAAGATAACTTATTCAAAGCAAAAGATCCAGCTAAAGGCAAGGACTGATGAGTACTGTGATAAAAACGACTGTCAAGGCCTACTAAATCCATCAGGATTAAAGTTAAATAACGAAGGTAAGCTGGTGGATAAATATGGTGGCGACCTACAAATGAGACAAGTAGAAAAAGAGCCTTGGCCTGGAGCTGGCTTTACTTTTCCTCAAGATATTGTATTTGACAGTCATGGAAACGAAGTAGATGAAACATTCTATGGAAGAACAAATCGCGGAGCAGATAAACTTCTTGTCGATTGTAATCAGTATGATTGCTCTAAGCCTTTAACGCTTTTTAATAAGACAACCAAACGATATGAAACCTACAATCTAACTCCGCAAAACATGCCAGATGGCAATGGAAAATATGCAGAGCTTACTCCAAAAAATAGATTTGAGGAACTACTTTTGCCAAGAGCTCCAGGATATCTTGAAAATAACTGGAAAGATAGAGATCTAAATACCGATACAAAACAGCTAAATTTAGATGCGACAAAGGAATTTAGCCTATTTAAAATGGATCATACTTTAAAATACGGTGGACTTTATAATCAAATAGATAAGAGTATGATAAATAAACAAGGTTATGAGGCACACAATAAGGAATGGTGGGCGAAATATTTCTTTGGCATGGCAAACAAGGGCACAGGCTTGCTACCAAATTTTCAACCAGACAAGTGCATGCCTCACGGCGGAAATGATTACAGTACACTTTGTAGACATGAGGATAATAAATTTAGCTTTTTGATACCTGTAGAAACGAAGACAAAGGCATTTTATCTGGGTGATGATATATCTTTAACTGAAATTTTAAGCGTAGATGCAAATTATAGGTTTGACAAAATAACACACAATCCAAGCTACATACCAGGCAAGACACCAAAGCTGCCAACTGATCTTTTTGCTGGTGTTTTTATACCTTTTACTATACCGCCTGGCTCTAGTGCAGAAGAAGTAAAAAGGATAAAAACTAAAAATGCTGAAGAAAATGCACGTTATCTAGCAAGCCAAAAGAGGGATTTTACACATCATTCGTATTCACTTTCAACAAATTTTGACCCATTTGAGCATATAAGACTTCAGGCAAAATATGCAAATGGTTTTAGAGCTCCAACATCTGATGAAATTTATTTTACTTTTCAGCATCCTGATTTTACGATATTTCCAAATTTAGCTCTTCAACCTGAGATTGCAAAAACAAAAGAATTTGCCGTAACTCTTCATAACTCACCTAGCTTTTTTACAATAAATCTCTTTCAAACAGACTATAAAAATTTTATCGATCTAAAGTATATCGGTCGTGGCACGCTAACATACGGAAATGCCGGTAGTAGAATGCCAGTAGAAATGTACCAAAACGTAAATAGAGCAAGGGCTCGAGTAAGAGGTGTTGAGCTAAGTGCGAATCTAGACCTAGAGCAAGCTTATAGTGGGCTAAGTGGCTTTAATGTCGGCTATAAATACCTATATCAAAAAGGTAGAATGTCGGTAGATGAGAGCGGCAAGCTAGACGCTCCAATGAATGCCATTCAGCCAGCAAAATTTGTCTATAACGTCGGATATCACACAAGAAATAATAAATTTGGAGCAAATCTATATATGACGCACGTAAAAGCAAAACGCCCAGAAGATACTTATAATATCTATGCCAAAGACGATCCGGACGCAAAAAATACATATGTTAGATATGTCAGCAACACATACAGTTTATTTGATTTTGTAGCGTTTTATAGACCGATGAAAAATTTCACATTTACAGCAGGCGTGTATAACATCACAGATAGAAAATACACAAGCTGGGATAGCGCAAGAAGTATAAGGACTTTTGGCACAAATAATATGGTAAATAAAGAAACTGGCAGGGGCCTTGCTAGATTTTACTCACCTGGTAGAAATTTCAAGCTAACATTTGAAATGACGTTTTAA
- the flgG gene encoding flagellar basal-body rod protein FlgG, protein MMRSLYTAATGMIAQQTQIDVTSHNIANVNTYGYKKNRAEFADLMYQVMEYAGTATSQTTTSPTGIEVGLGVRPTAINKIFSQGYFKETSNNLDMVIAGNGFFQIQLPDGTTAYTRNGAFKLDANGTIVNSDGYQLIPQITVPANATQISIGTDGTVSVLQAGEREMAQIGQIELANFINPAGLHSMGDNNYLETSASGNVVVGVAGLDGLGTIRQGFVEMSNVQLVEEMTDLITGQRAYEANSKAITTSDSMLEIVNGLKR, encoded by the coding sequence ATGATGAGATCACTTTACACTGCGGCCACTGGTATGATAGCTCAGCAGACGCAGATAGACGTAACCTCACACAACATTGCAAACGTAAATACTTATGGATACAAGAAAAATAGGGCTGAATTTGCTGATCTTATGTATCAAGTCATGGAGTACGCAGGTACGGCTACAAGTCAGACTACTACAAGCCCAACTGGTATCGAGGTGGGTCTTGGCGTGCGTCCAACGGCGATAAATAAAATTTTTTCTCAGGGCTATTTTAAAGAGACCAGCAACAACCTAGATATGGTAATAGCTGGTAACGGATTTTTTCAGATTCAGCTACCAGATGGCACGACAGCCTACACTAGAAATGGCGCATTTAAGCTTGACGCAAATGGCACGATCGTAAATAGCGATGGCTATCAGCTAATCCCTCAGATTACCGTGCCTGCGAATGCGACGCAAATTTCTATCGGCACAGATGGCACCGTGTCAGTGCTTCAAGCAGGCGAGAGAGAGATGGCTCAGATAGGTCAGATCGAGCTAGCAAATTTCATAAACCCAGCTGGCCTTCACTCAATGGGTGATAACAACTACCTGGAAACAAGCGCTAGCGGTAACGTGGTGGTAGGTGTTGCAGGACTTGATGGACTTGGCACGATCAGACAAGGGTTTGTTGAGATGAGTAACGTTCAGCTAGTTGAAGAGATGACCGATCTTATAACCGGTCAGCGCGCATACGAGGCAAACTCAAAGGCTATAACTACGAGTGATTCGATGCTTGAAATAGTAAATGGGCTTAAAAGGTAG
- the rpoD gene encoding RNA polymerase sigma factor RpoD produces MSAAKDSFSQIEELFAENAKGFLTYEKLVKLLDKAPTATIVKKIEQLAKTNKVQLITSAEAAKLRNLADAKKRQENAQKSDQDIDEDLDLSGESDLLEWSRSDSPVRMYLREMGQIALLTKDEEVEISKRIELGEDIIIDAFCSVPFLIDFILDYKEPLINRERRVKELFKSFEDESENEENEDSEDDIDEEDEENEENEAPKKSAKNDKRAEKVIESFKALEKAKKEWLKTANKQDKVESDDTASKMTLAFKKKILKEKLMDLGPTSKLISEIVKSMETALKSDDEFDRELKRLEYRLPMFSDELKKNHKSILKDIIKLSKEEIAARVPEATMVSTYVEIKKLFTTKEASKQGFDLEPTRLKEILEQIKRGKKISDEAKARMAKSNLRLVVSIAKRYTNRGLPFLDLIQEGNIGLMKAVDKFEYRKGYKFSTYATWWIRQAISRAIADQARTIRIPIHMIETINRINKINRKYLQEEGKEPDVSVIAKEVGLSVDKVKQVIKITKEPISLEAPIANEEDGKFGDFVEDKSSLSPIDQILKSDLREQIDDVLSQLNEREKAVISMRFGLLEDESDRTLEEIGKALNVTRERVRQIESSAIKKLKHPKVGRKLKNYIEG; encoded by the coding sequence ATGAGCGCCGCAAAAGACTCTTTTTCTCAGATAGAAGAGCTTTTCGCTGAAAATGCAAAAGGCTTTTTAACATACGAAAAATTAGTAAAATTATTAGACAAAGCTCCGACTGCTACGATAGTAAAAAAGATAGAACAACTAGCAAAAACAAATAAAGTCCAGCTCATCACATCTGCTGAGGCCGCAAAGCTTAGAAATTTAGCTGATGCTAAAAAGCGCCAAGAAAACGCTCAAAAAAGCGATCAAGATATCGACGAAGATCTCGATCTTTCAGGCGAAAGTGACCTTTTAGAGTGGTCAAGATCTGATAGTCCTGTCAGGATGTATCTAAGAGAGATGGGGCAGATCGCGCTTCTTACAAAAGATGAAGAGGTAGAGATTAGCAAAAGGATTGAGCTTGGCGAAGATATTATCATTGATGCATTTTGTTCTGTACCATTTTTGATCGATTTCATACTTGACTATAAAGAGCCACTAATCAATAGGGAGCGCCGTGTAAAAGAGCTTTTTAAGAGCTTTGAAGACGAGAGTGAAAACGAAGAAAATGAAGATAGCGAAGACGATATAGACGAGGAAGATGAAGAGAACGAAGAAAACGAAGCTCCTAAAAAATCAGCTAAAAACGATAAACGTGCTGAAAAAGTTATAGAGAGTTTTAAGGCCCTCGAAAAGGCAAAAAAAGAGTGGCTAAAGACTGCAAACAAACAGGATAAAGTTGAGAGCGACGACACAGCTTCAAAGATGACTCTTGCATTTAAAAAGAAAATTTTAAAAGAGAAGCTGATGGATCTTGGCCCAACAAGCAAGTTAATTAGCGAGATCGTAAAATCAATGGAGACAGCGCTAAAAAGTGATGACGAATTTGACAGAGAGCTAAAACGCTTGGAGTATCGCTTGCCAATGTTTAGCGACGAACTTAAGAAAAATCACAAAAGTATACTAAAAGATATCATCAAACTTAGCAAAGAAGAGATCGCAGCTCGTGTGCCAGAAGCTACAATGGTCTCAACTTATGTCGAGATCAAAAAGCTATTTACTACAAAAGAGGCAAGCAAGCAAGGCTTTGATCTTGAGCCAACAAGGCTAAAAGAAATTTTAGAGCAGATCAAACGTGGAAAGAAAATTTCTGACGAGGCAAAAGCTAGAATGGCTAAGTCAAACCTCCGTCTAGTTGTAAGTATCGCAAAACGCTATACAAATAGGGGCTTACCATTTTTAGATCTCATCCAAGAGGGTAACATTGGCCTTATGAAGGCGGTTGATAAATTTGAATACAGAAAAGGTTATAAATTTTCAACCTATGCCACATGGTGGATCCGCCAGGCTATCTCGCGTGCGATCGCCGATCAGGCAAGGACGATTAGGATACCTATCCATATGATAGAGACGATAAATCGTATCAATAAAATAAATCGCAAATACCTCCAAGAAGAAGGTAAAGAGCCTGATGTAAGCGTTATCGCAAAAGAGGTTGGACTAAGTGTTGATAAGGTAAAGCAAGTCATCAAAATAACAAAAGAACCTATCAGCCTCGAAGCTCCAATCGCAAACGAAGAGGATGGAAAATTTGGAGATTTTGTAGAGGATAAAAGCTCGCTTTCTCCAATTGATCAAATTTTAAAAAGTGACCTGAGAGAGCAAATTGACGATGTGCTTTCGCAGCTAAATGAGCGTGAAAAAGCAGTCATTTCGATGAGATTTGGCTTGCTTGAAGATGAGAGTGACCGTACACTTGAAGAGATCGGCAAAGCACTAAACGTCACTCGTGAGCGTGTCCGCCAGATAGAAAGCTCAGCTATCAAAAAACTAAAACACCCAAAAGTTGGTAGGAAACTCAAAAACTACATCGAAGGCTAA
- a CDS encoding tetratricopeptide repeat protein, translating into MKKVILILFCILFSWGKNLDTTKLESECTLNNIESCTDLIYIYFNKNERDKMAAMANKACELGNPHSCLFLGNIYLQKDTLAQEKEEGLRLYNKACELKNVFACYTIALIYETGDADIPKDKNRAKNYYKKACELDLDEACSSLKILIN; encoded by the coding sequence ATGAAAAAGGTAATTCTAATTTTATTTTGTATTCTATTTTCTTGGGGTAAAAATTTAGATACCACCAAGCTTGAAAGTGAATGCACTTTAAATAACATAGAAAGTTGCACCGATCTTATATATATCTACTTTAATAAAAATGAGCGCGATAAAATGGCAGCTATGGCAAACAAGGCCTGCGAGCTAGGCAATCCACATAGCTGTCTATTTTTAGGAAATATATATCTACAAAAAGACACTCTAGCGCAAGAGAAAGAAGAAGGACTTAGACTTTATAATAAGGCTTGCGAACTAAAAAATGTATTTGCTTGCTATACCATTGCACTTATCTACGAAACAGGAGATGCTGATATACCAAAAGATAAAAATAGAGCAAAAAACTACTATAAAAAAGCCTGCGAGCTTGATTTGGATGAAGCTTGCAGTAGCTTAAAAATTTTAATTAATTAA
- a CDS encoding flagellar hook-basal body protein: MQNGYYQATAGMVTQFNRLNVISNNLANVNTIGYKRNDVVIGDFARIFKETQDELPLKNHTKDGAKFLNRTLNRVPQVSEEYTDFSAGGFKYSSNTLDFAIKRDDAFFLVDTPNGVKLSKNGSFSLDGDGYIVTKEGYKVLPSGYEAQNPGQRGIQVPQGEVLTADKNGNLYSNNNQFSKFFIAQPREIRDLKKVGDNLFETRNFDDINELDEADSVMQGYAQMSNVNPVLEMVGLIETQRLVDMYQKVMTSHMSDLNQDAVQKLALKA, translated from the coding sequence ATGCAAAATGGTTATTATCAAGCCACTGCTGGCATGGTAACGCAGTTTAACAGACTAAATGTGATCTCAAACAATCTTGCAAATGTAAATACGATCGGCTACAAGCGAAATGACGTAGTTATCGGAGATTTTGCGAGAATTTTTAAAGAGACACAAGATGAGCTTCCACTTAAAAATCACACAAAAGATGGAGCAAAATTTTTAAATAGAACGCTTAATCGCGTGCCACAAGTGAGCGAAGAATACACCGACTTTAGTGCTGGTGGCTTTAAATACAGCTCAAACACGCTTGATTTTGCGATAAAAAGAGATGACGCATTTTTCTTAGTTGATACCCCAAATGGCGTAAAACTTAGCAAAAACGGCTCTTTTAGCCTTGATGGTGATGGCTACATCGTCACAAAAGAGGGCTATAAGGTGCTGCCAAGTGGTTACGAGGCACAAAATCCTGGTCAAAGAGGCATCCAAGTACCACAAGGTGAGGTGCTAACTGCTGATAAAAATGGAAATTTATATTCAAATAATAATCAATTTTCTAAATTTTTTATCGCTCAGCCAAGAGAGATAAGAGATCTTAAAAAGGTCGGCGACAACCTCTTTGAAACTAGAAATTTTGACGACATAAATGAGCTTGATGAAGCTGATAGTGTAATGCAAGGATATGCTCAGATGTCAAACGTAAATCCAGTTTTAGAAATGGTCGGTTTAATAGAAACCCAGCGCCTAGTTGATATGTATCAAAAGGTTATGACAAGCCACATGAGCGACCTTAACCAAGATGCTGTTCAAAAACTAGCCCTAAAAGCTTAA
- a CDS encoding flavodoxin family protein: protein MKSIVIYTSKSGNTKKIAEAIAGELSCEAINFANASEINLSEFDFIALGYYIDQGSPEKEFKKFISQSVKNKKVGFFITLGADVPSAHATQAIDQGKELFMQNGNKILRTFICQGAIAPEVIEQLKKLGKAMPDDPRFALTPERLERWERAKTHPDEADVKAAKEAFRGVKI, encoded by the coding sequence ATGAAAAGTATTGTGATATATACATCAAAAAGTGGAAATACAAAAAAGATAGCAGAGGCTATTGCTGGTGAGCTTAGCTGTGAGGCGATAAATTTTGCCAATGCGAGTGAGATAAATTTGAGTGAGTTTGATTTTATCGCGCTTGGATACTATATAGATCAGGGCTCACCGGAGAAGGAATTTAAAAAATTTATCTCTCAAAGTGTAAAAAATAAAAAAGTAGGCTTTTTTATAACCCTTGGTGCTGATGTACCAAGTGCACATGCCACGCAGGCGATAGATCAAGGCAAAGAGCTATTTATGCAAAATGGCAATAAAATTTTGCGCACGTTTATCTGTCAAGGTGCGATTGCTCCTGAAGTAATAGAGCAACTAAAAAAACTTGGTAAAGCTATGCCCGATGATCCGAGATTTGCTCTAACGCCTGAGCGACTAGAGCGATGGGAGCGAGCCAAAACGCACCCAGATGAGGCTGATGTAAAAGCCGCAAAGGAAGCATTTAGAGGGGTTAAAATTTAA
- a CDS encoding radical SAM protein: MFNKRIKGHSVAPSKRPDMVSEDELWEFLESAPDENEGVIYIHVPFCDNICSFCSMNRTKLEDELDEYTKFLLSEIEKYSATNYLKSKKIGSVYFGGGTPTILKERHLEQVINALKGSFNILPECEFSLESTLHNLNISKLRLLNELGVNRYSIGVQTFSEAGRKLLNRTHSSDGAVKHLRDLREKFSGMLCVDIIYNYPNESIDEVVRDAKLVRELGIDSASFYSLQFLDGSVLSKTISEDYYDVEVDKSLHHAFLDEILSQGDYEILEYTKVAKKGRDQYKYIRLSHAGADVLPLGKGAGGRLGEFGIYNMSQKMKVMGHMTARQMEFDRFVNLFQYPQISLERVFKFVSQTCANELMDLFKKCEESGYLKIENDSLNFTKDGVFWGNSIANAVMEISKKEFL, from the coding sequence ATGTTTAACAAACGTATAAAAGGTCATAGCGTAGCTCCTTCAAAAAGACCTGATATGGTGAGTGAAGATGAGCTATGGGAATTTTTAGAGAGTGCGCCAGATGAAAATGAAGGAGTGATCTACATCCATGTACCGTTTTGTGATAACATCTGCTCGTTTTGCTCGATGAATAGGACAAAGCTTGAGGATGAGCTTGATGAGTATACAAAATTTCTATTAAGCGAGATAGAAAAATACTCCGCCACGAACTACTTAAAAAGCAAGAAAATAGGTAGTGTATATTTTGGTGGCGGCACCCCAACGATATTAAAAGAGAGGCACTTAGAGCAGGTGATAAACGCACTTAAGGGCAGCTTTAATATCTTGCCTGAGTGTGAATTTAGCCTAGAAAGTACGCTTCATAATCTAAATATAAGCAAGCTTCGCCTTTTAAACGAGCTTGGTGTAAATAGATACAGTATTGGCGTGCAAACATTTAGTGAGGCTGGCAGAAAGCTGCTAAATCGCACACATAGTTCAGATGGAGCCGTAAAACATCTACGTGATCTGCGTGAGAAATTTAGTGGAATGCTTTGTGTTGATATTATATATAACTATCCTAATGAAAGCATAGACGAGGTAGTAAGAGATGCTAAGCTAGTGCGTGAGCTCGGCATTGACAGTGCGAGTTTTTATTCGCTTCAGTTTTTAGATGGCTCAGTGCTTAGCAAGACCATAAGCGAGGATTACTATGACGTAGAAGTCGATAAGAGCCTGCATCACGCATTTTTAGACGAAATTTTAAGTCAAGGCGACTATGAAATTTTAGAGTATACAAAGGTGGCCAAAAAGGGTAGGGACCAATATAAATATATAAGACTATCTCACGCAGGCGCTGATGTCTTGCCTCTTGGAAAAGGCGCTGGCGGTAGGCTAGGGGAGTTTGGTATCTATAACATGAGTCAAAAGATGAAAGTTATGGGTCACATGACTGCTAGACAGATGGAGTTTGATAGATTTGTAAATCTTTTTCAGTATCCACAAATAAGCCTTGAGCGTGTTTTTAAATTTGTGAGCCAGACGTGTGCTAATGAGCTTATGGATCTTTTTAAAAAATGTGAGGAAAGTGGATATCTAAAAATCGAAAACGACTCTTTAAATTTTACAAAAGATGGCGTATTTTGGGGAAATTCTATCGCAAATGCAGTGATGGAAATTTCTAAGAAGGAGTTTTTATGA